In one Polaribacter sp. ALD11 genomic region, the following are encoded:
- a CDS encoding DUF4870 domain-containing protein gives MKADKQLLVLTHLSQLLDFVTGIGGFIVPLILWLTKKDEIYGMDAQGKAILNFRISMFIYLLLCIPLIFLFGLGILGLIVIGIFYLIFPIINAIKVSNNEAPSYPFSIQFLK, from the coding sequence ATGAAAGCAGACAAACAGTTATTGGTACTTACACATTTAAGTCAGTTATTAGATTTTGTAACCGGAATTGGCGGCTTTATCGTTCCGTTAATTTTATGGCTAACAAAAAAAGATGAGATTTACGGAATGGATGCTCAAGGAAAAGCAATTTTAAATTTCAGAATCTCTATGTTCATATACCTTTTGCTTTGTATTCCTTTAATTTTTTTATTCGGATTGGGTATTTTAGGGCTTATTGTAATCGGAATTTTCTATTTAATTTTTCCAATAATAAATGCAATAAAAGTGAGCAATAACGAAGCACCAAGTTATCCTTTCAGTATTCAATTTTTAAAATAA
- a CDS encoding Dps family protein has protein sequence MSYLNIDKDKILPVVTELNVLLADYHVYYQKLRNFHWNVLGKNFFDLHNRFEEMYNDTKIKVDEIAERIITLKYHPISKLSDYIEVSKIKESSPLLTDVEMVNTIIEDHKTLIEQLSKVIDRADKAKDEGTIDLIGAYIRELEKSTWMLSAWSKNSKDELDTSFVK, from the coding sequence ATGAGTTACTTAAATATAGACAAAGACAAAATACTACCAGTTGTAACAGAATTAAATGTTTTATTAGCAGACTATCATGTGTATTATCAAAAATTAAGAAATTTTCATTGGAATGTTTTAGGAAAGAATTTCTTTGATTTACACAATAGGTTTGAAGAAATGTATAATGACACAAAAATAAAGGTTGATGAAATTGCTGAGAGAATTATTACATTAAAATATCACCCAATTAGTAAATTATCTGATTATATCGAAGTTTCTAAAATAAAGGAATCGAGCCCGCTACTAACAGATGTAGAAATGGTAAATACAATTATAGAAGACCATAAAACCTTAATTGAGCAATTAAGTAAGGTAATTGATAGAGCAGACAAAGCAAAAGATGAAGGTACTATTGATTTAATTGGCGCCTATATTAGAGAGCTAGAAAAATCTACTTGGATGTTGAGTGCTTGGTCTAAAAACTCTAAAGATGAATTAGATACGAGCTTTGTTAAATAA
- a CDS encoding mechanosensitive ion channel family protein has translation MNKVVDKLEDWKDIFIKNIPNIAIALIVLVIAYFASRAMNSIVNKTIGKKIRQKSVRDLVSRVASAVTILVGLYLAMTVLKFDDTLKAIVSAAGVSGIVIGLALQGTLSNTISGVVLSFRKNLNIGNWVETNGFSGEVIDINLNYFVIKEFDNNMVIIPNKTILESPFKNYSLTTKMRIAIECGVEYGADLEMVEKLTIETIKHNFNQDKIGKEVEFYYTEFGDSSINFLCRFWVDSENALEKLKAKSKAIIEIKKAFDKENINIPFPMRTLEFTENHRLNINEITNSKGSVN, from the coding sequence ATGAATAAAGTAGTTGATAAACTAGAGGATTGGAAAGATATTTTCATTAAGAATATACCCAATATTGCAATTGCATTAATAGTATTAGTTATTGCATATTTTGCTTCTAGAGCAATGAATTCTATAGTTAATAAAACTATCGGTAAAAAAATAAGACAGAAATCTGTTAGAGATTTAGTCTCTAGAGTTGCATCTGCAGTTACTATTTTAGTGGGTTTATATTTAGCGATGACTGTCTTAAAATTCGATGATACACTAAAAGCAATTGTATCTGCAGCTGGGGTTTCTGGTATTGTTATTGGTTTAGCTTTACAAGGAACTTTATCGAACACGATTTCTGGTGTTGTTTTATCGTTTAGAAAGAACTTAAACATTGGTAATTGGGTAGAAACAAATGGGTTTTCTGGTGAAGTAATTGATATTAATTTAAATTACTTTGTTATTAAAGAATTTGATAATAATATGGTTATTATTCCTAATAAAACTATTTTAGAAAGTCCGTTTAAAAATTATTCTTTAACCACAAAAATGAGAATTGCTATAGAATGTGGTGTTGAATACGGCGCAGATTTAGAAATGGTTGAAAAATTAACTATAGAAACAATTAAACACAACTTTAACCAAGATAAAATTGGTAAAGAAGTAGAGTTCTACTATACAGAATTTGGCGATAGTTCTATTAATTTTTTATGTAGATTTTGGGTGGATTCAGAAAATGCCTTAGAAAAATTGAAAGCAAAGAGTAAAGCTATTATTGAGATTAAGAAAGCATTTGATAAAGAAAACATTAATATTCCTTTCCCTATGAGAACATTAGAATTCACAGAGAACCATAGATTGAATATAAATGAAATTACCAATAGTAAGGGTTCTGTAAATTAA
- the mnmE gene encoding tRNA uridine-5-carboxymethylaminomethyl(34) synthesis GTPase MnmE: MIQNDTIIALATPSGVSAISVIRLSGENAISLVDANFKSIKKNKTLKNQKTHTIHLGHIIENEILLDEVLVSVFKNPNSYTGENVVEISCHGSSFIQQEIIQLFLQKGCRMADNGEFTMRAFLNGKMDLSQAEAVADVIASNSAASHQMAIQQMRGGIANELKELRAQLLDFAALIELELDFSGEDVEFADRTKFKELVAKITFVLKRLIDSFSFGNAMKNGIPVAIIGEPNVGKSTLLNTLLNEEKAIVSDIAGTTRDAIEDEIIIDGVAFRFIDTAGIRETEDVIESIGIKKAYEKADNAQLIIFLIDSNKFSYSSEEFLQEIEIIKTRFPTKRLLVVANKVDTLSCHDTSILESEIDDLILLSAKSKAGVDTLKKELTSLVNIGALSNNETIVTNSRHFEALNNALMAITSVQQGIDLEISTDLFSIDIRECLRHLGNITGEYDVDKDILGHIFSNFCIGK; this comes from the coding sequence ATGATTCAAAACGATACTATTATTGCTTTAGCAACCCCTTCTGGTGTTAGTGCAATTTCTGTAATTAGACTTTCTGGTGAAAATGCTATCTCTTTAGTGGATGCCAATTTTAAATCTATCAAAAAAAATAAAACTTTAAAAAATCAGAAAACACATACCATCCATTTAGGTCATATTATAGAGAACGAGATTCTTTTAGATGAAGTTTTAGTATCTGTTTTTAAGAATCCGAATTCTTATACTGGTGAAAATGTCGTTGAGATTTCTTGTCATGGTTCTAGCTTTATTCAGCAAGAGATTATTCAGTTATTTCTACAAAAAGGTTGTAGAATGGCAGATAATGGTGAATTTACCATGCGCGCTTTCTTAAACGGAAAGATGGATCTGAGTCAGGCGGAAGCTGTAGCTGATGTAATTGCTTCTAACTCTGCTGCGAGTCATCAAATGGCAATTCAACAAATGCGTGGAGGAATTGCAAATGAATTGAAGGAATTACGTGCGCAATTATTAGATTTTGCTGCTCTAATTGAATTAGAGTTAGACTTTTCTGGTGAAGATGTAGAATTTGCCGACAGAACAAAATTTAAAGAGCTGGTAGCAAAAATCACTTTTGTTTTAAAACGTTTAATAGACTCTTTTTCTTTTGGAAATGCCATGAAAAACGGAATTCCTGTTGCAATTATAGGTGAACCAAATGTTGGTAAATCTACTTTATTAAATACCCTTTTAAACGAAGAGAAAGCAATTGTTTCTGACATTGCTGGTACTACTAGAGATGCTATTGAGGATGAAATAATTATTGATGGTGTTGCTTTTCGATTTATAGATACTGCAGGAATTAGAGAAACTGAAGATGTTATAGAAAGCATTGGTATTAAAAAGGCATACGAAAAGGCGGATAATGCGCAGTTAATTATTTTCTTAATTGATTCTAATAAATTTTCTTATTCTAGTGAAGAATTTCTGCAAGAAATTGAAATAATTAAAACCCGTTTTCCTACGAAACGTTTATTAGTGGTTGCTAATAAAGTTGATACCTTATCTTGTCACGATACTTCTATCCTAGAATCTGAAATTGATGATTTAATATTATTATCAGCAAAAAGTAAAGCTGGAGTAGATACTTTAAAAAAAGAATTAACTTCTCTTGTTAATATTGGTGCTTTGAGTAACAATGAAACGATTGTGACCAATTCGCGTCATTTTGAAGCTTTAAATAATGCTTTAATGGCAATTACTTCTGTTCAGCAAGGAATTGACTTAGAAATTTCTACAGATTTATTTTCTATTGATATTCGTGAATGTTTGCGTCACTTAGGTAATATTACTGGAGAATATGATGTTGATAAGGATATACTTGGGCATATTTTTAGTAATTTTTGTATTGGGAAGTAA
- a CDS encoding DUF4374 domain-containing protein, producing MKKVSFKIGAWALAIASLAACSEKEVTDPVGSSSESKYIITATPTASEGVADYILTTDYLSQGKISTIGNGIEQDGTYRYYVTNNNKFFSLLYGQGNPGAVTTYQLNGESALQKLSDFQSETVQAFESIDKDILLMKTARSIDNPIAYWYRFDTDLLEFVAEGEINVQELANKKNGEIAFPTWITQVGNKVFLPYMTIKGASDNRYGTNYPDEANIAVFSYPEMKYEKTITDNRISFIGRYFTNGLSVDEKGDAYAFSSSIAKTQNSSGSYDFSSTKPSAITRIKSGTSEFDSFYFDIEAASGGKYVTSQMYLGNGKFLAILLNVSERGSYGNGKELAIIDVHTKSYIAVTGLPSNENISSIAGRNNYVSKNGTTAYVGVNTTEGSFVYNIDVASATATQGLEVEGGEITAISKLETAN from the coding sequence ATGAAAAAAGTAAGTTTTAAAATAGGAGCATGGGCCTTAGCAATTGCTAGTTTAGCAGCATGTAGTGAAAAGGAAGTTACAGATCCTGTAGGTTCTAGTTCTGAATCTAAGTATATTATTACAGCAACCCCAACAGCATCTGAAGGTGTTGCAGATTATATTTTAACAACAGATTATTTAAGTCAAGGAAAAATATCTACCATAGGAAATGGAATAGAACAAGACGGAACTTATAGATATTACGTAACGAATAACAATAAATTTTTTAGTTTGTTATACGGACAAGGAAATCCGGGAGCTGTAACTACTTATCAATTAAATGGAGAAAGTGCTTTACAGAAGTTATCTGATTTTCAGTCAGAAACAGTGCAAGCTTTTGAGTCTATTGATAAGGATATTTTATTAATGAAAACAGCTAGAAGTATAGACAATCCTATTGCATATTGGTATCGTTTCGATACAGATTTGTTAGAATTTGTAGCAGAAGGAGAAATTAATGTTCAAGAATTAGCGAATAAAAAAAATGGTGAAATAGCTTTTCCTACATGGATTACTCAAGTAGGAAACAAAGTGTTTTTACCTTATATGACTATAAAAGGAGCCTCTGATAATAGGTATGGAACAAATTATCCAGACGAAGCTAATATTGCTGTTTTTTCATATCCAGAAATGAAATATGAAAAAACAATTACAGATAACCGCATAAGTTTTATTGGGCGTTATTTTACAAATGGTCTTTCTGTAGATGAAAAAGGAGATGCCTATGCATTTTCATCTTCAATAGCAAAAACTCAAAATAGCTCAGGATCTTATGACTTTTCTTCAACGAAGCCATCTGCAATTACTCGAATTAAAAGTGGTACATCAGAATTTGATTCATTTTATTTTGATATAGAAGCAGCTTCTGGAGGTAAATACGTTACTTCTCAAATGTATTTAGGTAATGGTAAATTTTTAGCAATTCTTTTAAATGTATCTGAGAGAGGTTCTTATGGTAATGGTAAAGAATTAGCTATTATTGATGTACACACAAAATCTTATATTGCTGTAACAGGGTTACCATCAAATGAAAACATTTCTAGTATTGCGGGTAGAAACAATTATGTCTCTAAAAATGGTACAACAGCTTATGTTGGAGTAAATACTACTGAGGGAAGTTTTGTTTATAATATTGACGTTGCGTCAGCTACAGCTACACAAGGATTAGAGGTAGAAGGAGGGGAAATCACAGCTATTAGTAAACTTGAGACTGCAAATTAA
- a CDS encoding TonB-dependent receptor produces MSKNNLYLAFACCLFSIIGFSQSKKSNIIGHVLDQNQVPLYGATVIIKETNNGVITDNNGLFKFIGNYDGLYTIEVSFLGYKTLHKTITINRGNTKTVSFILEESNTQLSEIIITGKSKLQKVKEKAFNVTVVDAKKLHNTTLDIGHALGKVSGVRIRESGGVGSKMNFSLNGFRGNQVRFFIDGIPMDNMGSSFQLNNIPINLAERIEVYKGVVPVGLGSDALGGAVNIITNTYKKSHLDASYSYGSFNTHRSYVNAIYVSNKGFIAQMNAFQNYSDNNYEIKVDVADINTGKYYPNKTVKRFHDTYHNESVIFNLGFVNKSFADQLLFGITLGKNYKEIQTGARQASVFGAWNRRGNIIMPSIKYKKDDFILKNLDVKFNASYNLGAEKNIDTINRRYNWFGNYKEYNTPGGERSYSLYKYKNNNGLATANANYKINKHHNLALSSTLNTFNRKGVNELNPDSDIYQQPKKTLKNITGLGHDFKSSNWNTSLFIKQYFQKNTYAHAYNPTGGYGDVAYINKTNTFNFLGYGFAVTYFLHDNLQLKGSYEKTYRLPESNELFGDIINLEGNINLKPESSNNYNLGLSYWGNFNKIHQFSFSSNLFYRDAKDFIRPRLNKNQVMQVMDNLGSVTNLGIESEIRYTYNQNLSLGLNATYQDLRNNTKYDEGQTTVSVVYKDRIPNMPYLYGNGDINYAFLNLGNRKQELSIGYNLLYVHAFYLYWPSLGSDKLDISEQISHDLNFTYKFNKKVQFTLECRNITNSMLYDNFSLQKPGRSFSGKIRYVFF; encoded by the coding sequence ATGTCAAAAAACAATTTATACCTTGCATTTGCTTGTTGTTTATTTTCAATTATAGGGTTTTCCCAATCAAAGAAAAGCAACATAATTGGTCATGTACTAGATCAAAATCAGGTTCCTTTATACGGAGCAACCGTAATTATTAAAGAGACTAATAATGGCGTTATTACAGACAATAATGGTTTGTTTAAGTTTATAGGAAACTACGATGGTTTATATACTATAGAGGTGTCTTTCTTAGGTTATAAAACCCTACATAAAACAATTACTATTAATAGAGGTAATACAAAAACAGTTTCTTTTATTTTAGAAGAGTCTAATACACAGTTAAGTGAAATTATTATAACTGGTAAAAGCAAGTTGCAAAAGGTAAAAGAAAAAGCTTTTAACGTAACGGTAGTAGATGCTAAAAAACTACACAATACCACTTTAGATATTGGCCATGCTTTAGGAAAAGTATCTGGAGTAAGAATTCGTGAAAGTGGTGGAGTTGGCTCTAAAATGAATTTTTCTTTAAATGGTTTTAGAGGAAATCAAGTACGTTTTTTTATTGATGGAATTCCTATGGACAATATGGGGTCATCATTTCAATTAAATAATATTCCTATTAATTTAGCAGAAAGAATTGAAGTGTACAAAGGTGTTGTTCCGGTAGGTTTAGGTTCTGATGCTTTGGGAGGTGCTGTAAATATTATTACCAACACGTATAAAAAAAGCCATTTAGACGCTTCTTATTCTTACGGCTCTTTTAATACACATCGTAGTTATGTAAATGCAATTTACGTTTCTAATAAAGGGTTTATTGCTCAAATGAATGCTTTTCAAAATTATTCAGATAATAATTATGAAATTAAAGTAGATGTAGCAGATATCAATACAGGTAAATATTACCCAAACAAAACCGTAAAACGTTTTCATGATACCTATCATAACGAATCCGTAATTTTTAATTTAGGATTTGTAAATAAAAGTTTTGCAGATCAATTATTATTTGGAATTACTTTAGGAAAAAATTATAAAGAAATTCAAACAGGTGCGAGACAAGCTAGTGTTTTTGGGGCATGGAACAGAAGAGGTAATATTATTATGCCTAGTATAAAGTATAAAAAAGATGATTTTATACTTAAAAATTTAGATGTAAAGTTCAATGCTAGTTATAATTTAGGGGCAGAAAAAAACATAGACACTATTAATAGAAGGTATAATTGGTTTGGAAATTATAAAGAATATAATACACCAGGAGGCGAACGTTCTTATTCATTATATAAATATAAAAACAACAACGGTTTGGCTACTGCAAATGCCAATTATAAAATAAATAAACACCATAACTTAGCTTTAAGTAGCACTTTAAATACTTTTAATAGAAAAGGAGTTAACGAATTAAATCCAGATAGTGATATTTATCAACAACCTAAAAAAACATTAAAAAATATTACTGGTTTAGGTCATGATTTTAAAAGTTCTAATTGGAACACTTCTTTATTTATTAAGCAATATTTTCAAAAAAACACCTATGCTCATGCCTATAATCCTACGGGAGGCTATGGTGATGTAGCTTATATCAATAAAACAAATACGTTTAATTTTTTAGGTTATGGTTTTGCAGTTACTTATTTCTTACATGACAATTTACAGTTAAAAGGATCTTACGAAAAAACATATCGATTACCAGAATCAAATGAATTATTTGGTGACATAATCAATTTAGAAGGAAATATCAACTTAAAACCAGAAAGTAGTAACAATTACAATTTAGGTTTAAGTTATTGGGGGAATTTTAATAAAATCCATCAGTTTAGCTTTAGCTCAAATCTGTTTTATAGAGATGCCAAAGATTTTATTAGACCTAGATTAAACAAAAACCAAGTTATGCAAGTAATGGACAATTTAGGAAGTGTTACCAACTTAGGAATTGAATCTGAAATAAGATATACATATAATCAAAATTTATCATTGGGCTTGAATGCAACTTACCAAGACTTAAGAAACAATACTAAATATGATGAAGGACAAACCACAGTAAGCGTTGTCTATAAAGATAGAATTCCGAACATGCCCTATTTATATGGGAATGGAGACATAAACTATGCATTTTTGAACTTAGGGAATAGAAAACAAGAATTAAGTATTGGTTATAACCTACTATATGTACATGCATTTTACTTGTATTGGCCAAGTTTAGGTAGTGATAAATTAGATATTTCAGAACAAATTTCACACGATTTAAATTTCACATATAAATTTAATAAAAAAGTACAATTTACACTAGAATGTAGAAATATTACCAATAGCATGTTGTACGATAACTTTAGTTTACAAAAACCAGGAAGAAGTTTTTCTGGGAAAATTAGATACGTATTCTTTTAA
- a CDS encoding PepSY domain-containing protein, which yields MSKRVYNIMLHTHTISGIIISAALYVIFFTGSISFLRDEIIAWERNEPVKDSAFSETNFDKLLINIEKEYKLNGQNITFFQRIEGQMATTVISPSEKEKLKIEGNKTVKETKKEVEKRPKRTFFNTNLKTYKSERYDKAYTLGEFFYRLHFFAQLNLYGRSGYMLAGFVAFFFLFAIITGVIVHWKKIASSFYLFRSKSKWKTIWTDAHVSLGLIGLPFQFMFAVTGVYLIIGYSIMVPPIKSFIFNDDTKVFNEALNTEKVINYKLKGEVINKTISINDFILETKNKWPDLKINSLQIFNYGDANMHVKVEGHPQFKDNLLGDGSLTFKAENGEIVDENSPLKETTYVKGTTNLLKRLHFGDYGGYGMKLINFVLGLITCFVIISGVLIWLVARDNKVVPNYKRKFNSWLVNIYMAICLSIYPITALIFIVVKCFSSDYDGGKKALIYNVFFWGWLALSTLFIIKRDIYFTNKTSLILGSIFGFLVPISNGVISGNWLWITWQKGYSQIFVIDVFWILLSLTAIAVVFKLKLQKTKG from the coding sequence ATGTCTAAAAGAGTCTATAATATTATGTTACATACGCATACTATTAGTGGTATTATTATTAGTGCTGCATTGTACGTTATTTTCTTTACGGGGTCTATTTCTTTTTTAAGAGATGAAATTATAGCATGGGAACGTAATGAACCTGTTAAAGACAGTGCTTTTAGCGAAACTAATTTCGATAAGCTGTTAATTAATATTGAAAAAGAATACAAATTAAACGGACAAAATATTACTTTCTTCCAACGTATAGAGGGGCAAATGGCTACTACGGTTATTTCGCCATCAGAAAAAGAAAAGTTAAAAATTGAAGGAAATAAAACAGTAAAAGAAACTAAAAAAGAAGTAGAAAAAAGACCCAAACGAACATTTTTTAATACGAACTTGAAAACGTATAAATCTGAAAGATATGATAAAGCTTATACATTAGGAGAGTTTTTTTATAGGCTTCATTTTTTTGCACAACTAAATCTATACGGTCGTTCTGGTTATATGTTGGCTGGTTTTGTTGCATTTTTCTTTTTATTTGCAATTATTACGGGTGTTATTGTTCATTGGAAAAAAATTGCATCAAGTTTTTATCTTTTTCGATCAAAATCTAAATGGAAAACAATTTGGACAGATGCACATGTTTCTCTAGGGCTTATTGGTTTGCCTTTTCAATTTATGTTTGCCGTTACAGGAGTATACCTAATAATTGGATACAGTATTATGGTACCACCAATTAAGTCGTTTATATTTAATGACGATACTAAAGTATTTAATGAAGCATTAAATACAGAGAAAGTTATAAATTATAAGCTAAAAGGGGAAGTTATAAATAAAACGATATCCATTAATGATTTTATATTAGAAACTAAAAATAAGTGGCCAGATTTAAAAATAAATAGCTTGCAAATTTTTAATTATGGAGATGCCAATATGCATGTTAAGGTAGAAGGACATCCGCAATTTAAAGACAATCTTTTGGGTGATGGTTCTTTAACCTTTAAAGCAGAAAATGGTGAGATTGTCGATGAAAACAGCCCTCTAAAAGAAACAACTTATGTTAAAGGAACTACTAACTTATTAAAACGATTACATTTTGGCGATTATGGTGGTTACGGTATGAAACTTATCAATTTTGTACTCGGTTTAATAACTTGTTTTGTAATTATTTCTGGTGTGCTTATTTGGCTAGTAGCAAGAGATAACAAAGTAGTACCCAATTATAAAAGAAAATTTAACAGTTGGTTAGTAAATATTTACATGGCTATTTGCCTTAGTATTTATCCTATTACGGCATTAATTTTTATTGTAGTAAAATGCTTTTCAAGTGATTATGACGGTGGAAAAAAAGCTTTAATTTATAATGTTTTCTTTTGGGGATGGTTAGCTTTAAGCACATTATTTATAATTAAACGAGACATTTATTTTACAAATAAGACATCCTTAATACTTGGTAGTATTTTTGGTTTTTTAGTGCCAATTTCTAATGGTGTTATTTCTGGGAACTGGTTATGGATTACTTGGCAAAAAGGATACTCTCAAATTTTTGTAATAGACGTCTTTTGGATTTTATTATCCTTAACCGCTATTGCAGTTGTTTTTAAATTAAAACTACAAAAAACAAAAGGATAA